A region from the Deltaproteobacteria bacterium genome encodes:
- a CDS encoding UvrD-helicase domain-containing protein, which translates to MSGERPAAALADHRERERIATDLDATLIVEAAAGTGKTTALVARMVAMLAAGRGELHRMVAVTFTELAAGELKLRLRTGLERARLDTAPASDEARNLSRALGQLEEASIGTIHSFCSDLLRERPVEAGVDPLFEVAPADVADGLFDQAFHRWFEEVLKDPPEGVRRILRRPPRRGQSVRGLLRGAAWELKERRDFAAPWRAEPFAREREVDALMTELEILGRRAIDGDRNDYFYRSLAEIGDFVQEVLRREAIWGRDYDGLEAELLQVAKTVHWHWVGFTSGPGAALKTTLRAERTRVQARLTSFVDAVGADLAPRLQAELWPVIERYQALKRNAGRLDFGDLLLVARDLLRRDPTVRRDYQERFTHVFVDEFQDTDPLQAEILLLLAADDPAQADWTAARPRAGKLFIVGDPKQSIYRFRRADVALYEDVKRRLLAAGALLQHLTVSFRAVPEIQTAVNAAFAPRMAGATPSQATYVPLVPARAAVATQPPIVALPVPSPYGDFGKVVDWQIEKSLPDATAAFVAWLVRESGWTVSEPDAPRRPIEPRDVCILFRRFKSFETDVTHAYVRALEARHLPHVLVGGSAFHVREEVEALRNVLGAIERPDDELAVFATLRGPFFALGDGALLAFREQYGTLHPFRRIPDDPPPGLAEVAAAMAVVRDLHRGRNRRPIADTIARFLAATRAHAGLAIWPAGEQALANVVRLTDLARRAERQGITSFRAFVERLAAADGEASDAPILEEGTGGVRLMTVHRAKGLEFPVVILADLTAKEAPGEPRRYSDGSRGLCAMRIAECSPPELLAHRDEEREREREEAARILYVAATRARDLLVVPVVGDERRDGWLAALHPVVYPDESRRRQPETATPVACPRFGLDSVLQRPDRAPGRERAVAPGQHVPEAGDHRVVWWDPKALELGVEESVGLRQQKLLEADASGESSERGVRAHAAWRATRERVRGEAGRATVAVATATAWAAATAETGAAPAELAPLAAAVTVESARGGAPAERPAGTSFGVLVHAALSVVDLDAGSDAIAATVASQARLLAATATEVAAAVVVVRDALAHPLVRRAAAAARAGGCRREVALACVLDDGTLVEGVADLVFRDDDGWTVADFKTDRDVATRLSEYRWQLAAYARAVAGATGAPTRAVVLNV; encoded by the coding sequence GTGAGCGGCGAGCGCCCGGCGGCGGCGCTCGCCGATCACCGCGAGCGCGAGCGCATCGCGACCGACCTCGACGCGACCCTGATCGTCGAGGCGGCGGCAGGCACCGGGAAGACGACCGCGCTCGTCGCCCGCATGGTCGCCATGCTGGCGGCGGGTCGCGGCGAGCTGCACCGGATGGTCGCGGTGACGTTCACCGAGCTCGCCGCGGGCGAGCTGAAGCTGCGCCTGCGGACCGGTCTCGAGCGGGCGCGTCTCGACACCGCGCCCGCGTCCGACGAGGCCCGGAACCTCTCGCGCGCGCTCGGGCAGCTCGAAGAGGCGAGCATCGGCACCATCCATTCTTTCTGCAGCGACCTCCTGCGCGAGCGTCCCGTCGAGGCCGGCGTCGATCCGCTCTTCGAGGTCGCGCCGGCGGACGTCGCGGACGGCCTCTTCGACCAGGCGTTCCACCGCTGGTTCGAGGAGGTGCTGAAGGATCCACCGGAAGGAGTGCGCCGCATCCTGCGCCGGCCGCCGCGTCGCGGTCAGAGCGTGCGCGGCCTGCTGCGCGGCGCCGCCTGGGAGCTCAAGGAGCGGCGCGACTTCGCCGCGCCGTGGCGCGCGGAGCCGTTCGCGCGCGAACGCGAGGTCGACGCGCTCATGACCGAGCTCGAGATCCTCGGCCGGCGCGCGATCGACGGCGACCGCAACGACTACTTCTACCGCTCGCTCGCCGAGATCGGCGACTTCGTCCAGGAGGTGCTGCGGCGCGAGGCGATCTGGGGCCGCGACTACGACGGGCTCGAGGCGGAGCTGCTGCAGGTGGCGAAAACCGTGCACTGGCATTGGGTCGGCTTCACGAGCGGTCCGGGCGCCGCCCTGAAGACGACGTTGCGCGCGGAGCGGACGCGGGTGCAGGCGCGTCTGACGAGCTTCGTCGACGCGGTCGGCGCCGACCTGGCGCCGCGCCTGCAGGCCGAGCTCTGGCCGGTGATCGAGCGCTATCAGGCGCTCAAGCGGAACGCGGGCCGTCTCGACTTCGGCGACCTCCTCCTGGTGGCGCGGGACCTCCTGCGGCGCGATCCGACCGTGCGGCGCGATTATCAGGAGCGCTTCACGCACGTCTTCGTCGACGAGTTCCAGGATACCGACCCGCTGCAGGCGGAAATCCTGCTCCTGCTCGCGGCCGACGACCCCGCGCAGGCCGATTGGACGGCGGCGCGCCCGCGGGCCGGGAAGCTCTTCATCGTCGGCGACCCCAAGCAGTCGATCTATCGCTTCCGCCGCGCCGACGTGGCGCTCTACGAGGACGTGAAGCGGAGGCTCCTCGCCGCCGGCGCGCTGCTGCAGCACCTCACCGTGAGCTTCCGCGCCGTGCCGGAGATCCAGACGGCCGTGAACGCGGCGTTCGCCCCCCGGATGGCGGGCGCGACGCCGAGCCAGGCGACCTACGTGCCGCTCGTCCCCGCGCGCGCGGCCGTCGCGACCCAGCCGCCGATCGTGGCGCTGCCGGTGCCGTCGCCCTACGGGGATTTCGGGAAGGTCGTCGACTGGCAGATCGAGAAATCGCTGCCCGACGCGACCGCGGCGTTCGTCGCCTGGCTCGTCCGTGAGAGCGGCTGGACCGTGAGTGAGCCCGACGCGCCGCGCCGCCCGATCGAGCCGCGGGACGTGTGTATCCTGTTCCGGCGCTTCAAGTCGTTCGAGACCGACGTGACGCACGCCTACGTACGCGCGCTCGAGGCCCGCCACCTGCCCCACGTGCTCGTCGGCGGCAGCGCGTTCCACGTTCGCGAGGAGGTCGAGGCGCTGCGCAACGTGCTCGGCGCGATCGAGCGACCCGACGACGAGCTGGCGGTCTTCGCGACCCTGCGCGGACCGTTCTTCGCGCTCGGCGACGGCGCGTTGCTCGCGTTTCGCGAGCAGTACGGAACGCTGCATCCGTTCCGCCGGATTCCCGACGATCCGCCGCCGGGGCTCGCCGAGGTCGCGGCCGCGATGGCGGTGGTGCGCGACCTCCATCGCGGACGCAATCGCCGGCCGATCGCCGACACGATCGCGCGCTTCCTCGCGGCGACGCGCGCCCATGCGGGCCTCGCGATCTGGCCGGCCGGGGAGCAGGCGCTCGCCAACGTCGTGCGGCTGACGGACCTCGCGCGCCGCGCCGAGCGGCAGGGGATCACGTCCTTTCGCGCCTTCGTCGAGCGGCTCGCGGCCGCCGACGGGGAGGCGAGCGACGCGCCGATCCTCGAGGAGGGGACGGGCGGCGTGCGGCTCATGACCGTGCACCGCGCAAAGGGCCTCGAGTTCCCCGTCGTGATCCTCGCCGACCTCACCGCCAAGGAGGCGCCCGGCGAGCCGCGCCGCTACAGCGACGGGAGCCGGGGGCTTTGTGCGATGCGGATCGCCGAGTGCTCGCCGCCCGAGCTGCTCGCCCATCGCGACGAGGAGCGGGAGCGCGAGCGGGAAGAGGCGGCGCGCATCCTCTACGTCGCGGCGACACGCGCCCGCGACCTCCTGGTGGTGCCGGTCGTGGGCGACGAGCGCCGCGACGGCTGGCTCGCGGCGCTGCATCCGGTCGTCTACCCGGACGAGTCGCGGCGGCGGCAGCCCGAGACCGCGACGCCGGTCGCGTGTCCGCGGTTCGGGCTCGACAGCGTGCTGCAGCGTCCGGACCGCGCGCCGGGCCGCGAGCGCGCGGTCGCGCCGGGGCAGCACGTCCCGGAGGCCGGCGATCACCGGGTCGTGTGGTGGGATCCGAAGGCGCTCGAGCTCGGGGTGGAGGAGAGCGTCGGTCTCCGCCAGCAGAAGCTCCTCGAAGCCGACGCGAGCGGCGAATCCTCGGAGCGCGGCGTCCGCGCGCACGCCGCGTGGCGGGCGACGCGCGAGCGCGTACGCGGGGAGGCGGGACGGGCAACGGTCGCCGTCGCCACCGCGACCGCGTGGGCGGCCGCGACGGCGGAGACGGGCGCGGCGCCGGCGGAGCTCGCGCCGCTCGCCGCCGCCGTCACGGTCGAGTCGGCACGCGGCGGCGCGCCGGCCGAGCGGCCCGCGGGCACGAGCTTTGGCGTGCTCGTGCACGCGGCGCTCTCGGTGGTCGACCTCGATGCCGGGTCCGACGCGATCGCGGCCACGGTCGCGTCGCAGGCGCGGCTCTTGGCCGCGACGGCCACCGAGGTCGCGGCCGCCGTCGTCGTGGTGCGCGACGCGCTCGCCCATCCGCTCGTCCGGCGCGCGGCCGCCGCGGCCCGCGCCGGGGGTTGTCGGCGCGAGGTCGCACTCGCCTGCGTGCTCGACGACGGCACGCTCGTGGAAGGTGTGGCGGACCTCGTGTTCCGCGACGACGACGGCTGGACCGTGGCCGACTTCAAGACCGACCGCGACGTCGCGACCCGGCTCTCCGAGTACCGATGGCAGCTCGCCGCCTACGCGCGCGCCGTCGCCGGCGCGACCGGCGCGCCGACTCGCGCCGTCGTGCTCAACGTGTGA
- a CDS encoding TetR family transcriptional regulator, protein MLPGTREDAPPSTSGPAAVAPTDRTAKARSASVARRSEIIAAAIRVIARDGIRACTVSALESETGFARGHFTYHFSSKEEIITLAFAAVGSDWATFQVEQAQGPTARARLETQIRAAATWGRQRPEYFRCLMNFRVEMMRDPGAFPRAPGIRARLLEAAAMTIRQAMDEGDFRPDLDPPWEARILFAVVDGFLMHATMDVAFCPPDELADRAWRVVSERLLHTPAPD, encoded by the coding sequence ATGTTGCCCGGTACGCGGGAAGACGCGCCACCGTCCACGAGCGGACCCGCCGCGGTCGCACCGACGGATCGCACCGCCAAGGCGCGGTCCGCGAGCGTCGCGCGTCGGAGCGAGATCATCGCGGCCGCCATCCGAGTGATCGCCCGCGACGGCATCCGCGCCTGCACCGTGAGCGCGCTCGAGAGCGAGACCGGCTTCGCCCGCGGCCACTTCACGTATCACTTCTCTTCCAAGGAGGAGATCATCACCCTCGCCTTCGCCGCCGTCGGGAGCGACTGGGCGACGTTCCAGGTGGAGCAGGCGCAAGGGCCGACCGCGCGCGCGCGGCTCGAAACGCAGATCCGCGCCGCCGCCACGTGGGGTCGGCAGCGTCCCGAGTACTTCCGTTGCCTCATGAACTTCCGGGTCGAGATGATGCGCGACCCGGGCGCGTTCCCCCGCGCCCCCGGAATACGCGCTCGGCTCCTCGAAGCCGCCGCCATGACGATCCGCCAGGCGATGGACGAAGGCGACTTCCGCCCCGACCTCGACCCCCCGTGGGAGGCGCGGATCCTCTTCGCCGTCGTCGACGGCTTCCTGATGCACGCGACGATGGACGTCGCCTTCTGTCCGCCCGACGAGCTCGCGGACCGCGCTTGGCGGGTCGTCAGCGAGCGTTTGCTCCACACACCTGCTCCGGATTGA
- a CDS encoding citrate (Si)-synthase: MPSDTLTVTDNRTGRTYTLPIRGNAITATDLRQIKGPDDSELISFDPALRNTATCRSAITHLDGRAGTLSHRGYAIEDLADRSSYLEVAYLILEGGLPNRTQLDAWQAELARHALIHEYVTRFIDGFRYDAHPMGMLMSTVAGLSTFYPEAAHVDDPAVRRRQIVRLLGQVPTLAAFAHRKRTGLPYVYPDLGLSYVGNFLSMMFRMTELRYEADPVIERALDVVFLLHADHEQACSTTTMRCVGSAKTDPYSAAAAATAALFGRFHDEAYEAVITMLERIGGPEGVPAFVAEAARTRSEPPGFGHRVYRTYDPRARILRGHAAKVFAVTGRPRIFETALALEEAAAGDAYFIEQALHPTIDFYETIIYHAIGFPPEMFPVLFAIPRFVGWAAQWNEMMNDPHQRTYRPRQLYTGVGARPYLPMTERA; the protein is encoded by the coding sequence ATGCCGAGCGACACGCTCACGGTCACCGACAATCGCACCGGGCGCACGTACACGTTGCCGATCCGCGGCAACGCGATCACCGCGACCGACCTCCGGCAGATCAAGGGACCCGACGATTCGGAACTGATCTCGTTCGATCCGGCGCTCCGCAACACGGCGACGTGCCGGAGCGCGATCACGCACCTCGACGGCCGGGCCGGGACGCTCAGCCACCGCGGCTATGCGATCGAAGACCTCGCCGATCGGTCGAGCTACCTGGAGGTGGCCTACCTGATCCTCGAGGGCGGGCTGCCGAACCGGACGCAGCTCGACGCCTGGCAGGCGGAGCTCGCGCGGCACGCGCTCATCCACGAGTACGTCACGCGATTCATCGACGGCTTCCGCTATGACGCGCACCCGATGGGCATGCTCATGAGCACGGTCGCCGGGCTCTCGACGTTCTACCCGGAGGCGGCGCACGTCGACGATCCGGCGGTGCGCCGCCGCCAGATCGTGCGGCTCCTCGGGCAGGTGCCGACGCTCGCCGCGTTCGCGCACCGCAAGCGCACGGGCCTGCCGTACGTGTATCCCGACCTCGGGCTCTCCTACGTCGGCAACTTCCTCAGCATGATGTTCCGCATGACCGAGCTCCGGTACGAGGCCGACCCGGTGATCGAACGCGCGCTCGACGTGGTCTTCTTGCTGCACGCGGACCACGAGCAGGCCTGCTCGACGACCACCATGCGCTGCGTGGGGAGTGCCAAGACCGACCCCTACAGCGCCGCGGCCGCCGCGACCGCGGCGCTCTTCGGGCGCTTCCACGACGAGGCGTACGAGGCCGTGATCACGATGCTCGAACGGATCGGCGGACCGGAGGGCGTACCGGCGTTCGTCGCCGAGGCCGCACGCACGCGCAGCGAGCCGCCCGGCTTCGGGCACCGCGTGTATCGCACCTACGATCCGCGCGCGCGCATCCTGCGCGGGCACGCGGCGAAGGTGTTCGCCGTGACCGGCCGTCCGCGCATCTTCGAGACCGCGCTCGCGCTCGAGGAGGCCGCCGCCGGGGACGCATACTTCATAGAGCAAGCGCTCCACCCGACGATCGACTTCTACGAGACGATCATCTATCACGCGATCGGCTTTCCCCCGGAGATGTTCCCCGTGCTCTTCGCCATCCCGCGCTTCGTCGGATGGGCGGCGCAGTGGAACGAGATGATGAACGATCCCCACCAACGAACGTACCGGCCGCGCCAGCTCTACACGGGCGTCGGCGCGCGCCCGTACCTGCCCATGACGGAACGTGCATGA
- a CDS encoding class II aldolase/adducin family protein, with protein MNLDDLKKHLVDICHCASERWLTAGSGGNISVRIPDTTRYLCTATGVTFRDTAVENVVEMDLDGRQISPGPWKPSKEHRWHAGILALRPEVHGVVHTHSTATMAFGIVNMTPPHMTGQARAHLGNIQIVPYADAGSDKLRDLIVDVYEEHPETRIVLLANHGLAATGPTLLEAYNRAEIVEDSAQAYLDCRILGREPKTDF; from the coding sequence ATGAACCTCGATGATCTGAAGAAGCACCTGGTCGACATCTGTCATTGCGCGAGCGAGCGGTGGTTGACCGCCGGCTCGGGCGGCAACATCAGCGTCCGCATCCCCGACACGACCCGCTACCTCTGCACCGCGACCGGAGTCACCTTCCGCGACACGGCGGTCGAGAACGTCGTCGAGATGGATCTCGACGGCCGGCAGATCAGCCCGGGTCCGTGGAAGCCGTCGAAGGAGCATCGCTGGCACGCCGGCATCCTGGCGCTCCGTCCGGAGGTCCATGGCGTCGTCCATACGCACTCCACCGCGACCATGGCCTTCGGCATCGTGAACATGACGCCGCCCCACATGACGGGCCAGGCGCGCGCCCACCTCGGCAACATCCAAATCGTTCCCTATGCGGATGCGGGATCCGACAAGCTCCGCGACCTCATCGTCGACGTGTACGAAGAGCATCCGGAGACCCGCATCGTGCTCCTCGCGAACCACGGACTCGCGGCGACCGGGCCGACCCTCCTCGAGGCCTACAATCGGGCCGAGATCGTCGAAGATTCCGCCCAGGCCTATCTGGACTGCCGGATCCTCGGCCGGGAGCCCAAGACCGACTTCTAG
- a CDS encoding glutathione S-transferase family protein — protein MLKIYGALLSPFVRKVRCVLTEKQIPYELVATNPFDKSGDLLKRSPLGRIPALEDEQGRSLADSTVIAEYLEERFPTPALFPRDPYERARVRWFDEYADGGMAPSLTAKVFFQRVISAKLIKGGCDEAVVQSGLKELPTFLAYLEGELDGRHHLVAETFTLADVSVACQLVNLRHAGVEIDRARFPALAAWFERIVGRPSLQALVEQDQGFLSRLSG, from the coding sequence ATGCTCAAGATCTACGGCGCCCTGCTCTCCCCCTTCGTGCGCAAGGTCCGCTGCGTGCTGACCGAGAAGCAGATCCCCTACGAGCTCGTCGCGACGAATCCGTTCGACAAGAGCGGCGACTTGCTGAAGCGCAGTCCGCTCGGACGCATTCCCGCCCTCGAGGACGAACAGGGCCGCTCGCTCGCCGACAGCACGGTCATCGCCGAGTACCTGGAGGAGCGCTTCCCGACGCCCGCCCTCTTCCCCCGCGATCCCTACGAGCGTGCCCGGGTGCGCTGGTTCGACGAGTACGCCGACGGCGGCATGGCCCCGAGCCTCACGGCCAAGGTGTTCTTCCAGCGCGTCATCAGCGCGAAGCTCATCAAGGGCGGCTGCGACGAGGCGGTCGTGCAAAGCGGCCTCAAGGAGCTGCCGACGTTCCTCGCGTACCTCGAAGGCGAGCTCGACGGCCGCCACCACCTCGTCGCCGAGACCTTCACGCTCGCGGACGTGAGCGTCGCCTGCCAGCTCGTGAACCTCCGCCACGCCGGCGTCGAGATCGACCGCGCGAGGTTCCCCGCGCTCGCCGCGTGGTTCGAACGCATCGTCGGGCGGCCCTCGCTGCAGGCGCTCGTCGAGCAGGACCAGGGGTTCCTGTCGCGCTTGTCGGGCTGA